One window from the genome of Microscilla marina ATCC 23134 encodes:
- a CDS encoding redoxin domain-containing protein, whose protein sequence is MKFTASSVLVLVCLFFSVSLSSHTFKGKKPAKKTKKHRTYKLNSSVKDFKLKNAVDGNMVSLSDYQDAKGFILVFISNSCPTTQLYEERIIKLQEKYAHKGYQVVAVNPYNPTYHPQEGFENSNKMATRKQYNFPYLVNGYEVAQRFGAIKTPQVYVLQKKGKRLKIKYIGAIDNKPRLPKYHNTKYTERAVKSLLAGSKRYTKVTRPLGTTIDHYVPTKADELVSRK, encoded by the coding sequence ATGAAATTCACAGCATCATCTGTATTAGTATTGGTATGTCTTTTTTTCTCAGTTTCATTGTCAAGCCATACCTTTAAAGGAAAAAAACCCGCCAAAAAAACCAAAAAGCATAGAACTTATAAATTGAATTCTTCAGTGAAGGATTTCAAGTTAAAGAACGCCGTTGATGGCAACATGGTGTCTTTGTCAGACTACCAAGATGCCAAGGGATTTATTTTGGTGTTTATCAGCAATAGCTGCCCTACTACTCAACTTTATGAAGAGCGCATTATCAAACTTCAGGAAAAATATGCTCACAAAGGTTACCAGGTAGTTGCAGTAAACCCTTATAACCCTACTTACCACCCACAAGAGGGTTTTGAAAACTCTAACAAAATGGCTACTCGCAAGCAATATAACTTTCCTTATTTAGTGAATGGTTATGAAGTTGCTCAACGCTTTGGTGCAATCAAAACACCTCAGGTATATGTATTACAAAAGAAAGGTAAGCGACTTAAAATCAAGTACATCGGAGCTATTGACAATAAGCCAAGATTGCCTAAGTACCATAATACTAAGTATACTGAAAGAGCGGTAAAAAGCTTGTTGGCTGGTAGCAAAAGATACACTAAGGTAACTCGCCCATTAGGAACTACCATTGACCACTACGTTCCTACCAAAGCTGATGAGTTGGTATCACGCAAGTAA
- a CDS encoding sterol desaturase family protein, whose amino-acid sequence MEFWNLLEAAGLSLLFLMAVFVPMEKAFPAKAQQKILRPHWVLDLCFFLGQYLLWGGLVLWALSYFSDYLTTIVPAEFQLLLRNQAWWLQAIEVIVLSDLLIYWGHRLQHKVGFLWRFHKVHHSAEHLDWLAAHREHPLDSIYTIGLINLPAFIIGFPLETLAGVVAFRGIWAIYIHSNVRLPLGPLRMLIGAPELHHWHHDLDRDAGNYANISPLMDVIFGTYTCPDKEPEKFGIKEEFPKSYVGQMLAPVLPDGTWDKIEEKMKSTGAGSKTNQGQSKE is encoded by the coding sequence ATGGAATTTTGGAATTTACTGGAAGCCGCCGGGCTGAGTTTACTTTTTTTGATGGCAGTGTTTGTCCCAATGGAAAAGGCGTTTCCGGCAAAAGCCCAGCAAAAAATATTGCGCCCTCATTGGGTGCTCGATTTATGTTTTTTTCTGGGGCAATACCTGCTTTGGGGTGGGTTGGTACTGTGGGCATTGAGTTATTTTAGTGATTATCTCACTACTATCGTTCCTGCCGAGTTTCAACTCTTGCTACGCAATCAAGCTTGGTGGTTACAGGCAATAGAGGTCATTGTGTTGAGTGATTTACTCATCTATTGGGGGCATCGACTACAACATAAAGTAGGTTTTTTGTGGCGTTTTCATAAAGTGCACCACAGTGCCGAGCATTTAGACTGGCTGGCAGCTCATCGCGAACACCCCCTAGACTCTATATATACTATAGGGTTGATTAACTTACCCGCTTTTATCATAGGTTTTCCGCTAGAAACCTTGGCAGGAGTAGTGGCTTTTCGAGGGATATGGGCTATTTACATTCATTCAAATGTGCGTTTGCCCTTAGGTCCTTTACGTATGTTGATTGGTGCTCCTGAGTTACATCATTGGCACCACGATCTTGACCGGGATGCGGGTAACTATGCCAATATATCGCCTTTAATGGATGTTATTTTTGGTACTTATACTTGCCCAGACAAGGAGCCCGAAAAATTTGGTATTAAAGAAGAGTTTCCCAAAAGTTATGTAGGACAAATGCTTGCCCCTGTATTGCCAGATGGTACCTGGGACAAAATAGAGGAGAAAATGAAA
- a CDS encoding CHAT domain-containing protein — translation MKLFWTGAYSWLLAITVTTFIQAQSRIPENVQRLWDKAQTQAKAKALAAAATAYEQAIDAFKTKNTHPDYQVIMARLYHELAMLNSTDKLVNFQLFFEYQMKAKEAIQQSNDTQYKGEILYQTAIAHYYYQQFRKAAPLLEETIELAQQRKDYVLQIRAMNVIGRVYMTLSLYDMSLSYLEKAERLLQQHPDTPKAYAGQLYSNLSLLKYTIDDQTSALIDAQKALPFWMAAYGGEHFRVVSIYNQIARIYFALGNTQQTKVYLQKVFAIDNPHVRKGRGAYLTLLGNVHHREKHYQKAIGAFREAIQVQISTFGDDTADNTEIYQHLSKSYQASQQFELALQSIQRALILNNTLFTSTDFADHPTLKGAVYNELQIHLLSDKATIWYEWFKTTQNIDYLHKAYQVYHFLLQEVKYWKTSLNDENNLLLLIKRSNYIFTNAIEVLHTLYKFTKQQRYLREAFHITEQAKAYVLLRSLYVSGKSPGSANNQIENKITNRLKDLKEHLIAEENKPNPDTRKVVDYKDQIFELKASRDSLRQSFQKFSPEYYQTKYQFKIASVPSIQHKILGKQEALIEYMLADNAVFIFTVTPQSITLKKVKFSANIKERIKDLRKSITHKNFQEFIRHSHFFYQKLIQPIALPKQVNKLHIVPSGVLYHLPWEALITQLPTSNQANYSQLDYLLKNYVISYDYSATLVLNKMIRKKIISTAQLLAFAPEFNSQTGSSDDTLRNKLSSLTGAQNEVKVLHTLYQGELFTGQRATEQAFRAHIKNTSVLHLATHAVINDQRPALSRLLFSLSPHDTVNDGYLHAYELHNLRLNTELVTLSACNTGFGKIQTGEGVMSLGRAFAYAGSPNVLMSLWSVPDQSTAKIMTEFYKHLADGVPKDVALQRAKLTYIADSDHITSNPFYWSSFVLIGNPQPLQLQPAKAFYQGSFFVWCGITFFGILIFLWAGQRFFSK, via the coding sequence ATGAAACTATTTTGGACAGGCGCTTACAGTTGGTTGTTAGCGATCACTGTCACCACATTTATACAAGCGCAAAGTCGTATTCCAGAAAACGTACAAAGACTCTGGGACAAAGCACAGACCCAAGCTAAGGCTAAGGCACTGGCAGCGGCAGCTACTGCTTATGAACAAGCCATCGATGCATTTAAAACTAAAAATACTCACCCTGACTATCAGGTAATTATGGCCCGTTTATACCATGAGCTTGCAATGCTGAACTCCACGGATAAATTAGTAAATTTCCAATTATTTTTTGAGTATCAGATGAAAGCTAAAGAGGCAATCCAACAAAGCAATGATACCCAATACAAAGGAGAGATTTTATACCAGACAGCCATTGCTCACTACTATTACCAACAGTTTAGAAAAGCCGCCCCTTTACTGGAAGAAACGATTGAATTGGCGCAGCAACGAAAAGACTATGTGTTGCAAATAAGAGCAATGAATGTTATTGGAAGGGTATACATGACGTTGTCATTATACGATATGAGCTTAAGTTATCTTGAAAAAGCAGAACGGTTGCTCCAACAACACCCCGACACACCCAAGGCATATGCAGGACAACTATACTCTAACCTTAGCCTACTTAAATATACCATTGATGATCAGACAAGTGCCTTGATTGATGCTCAAAAAGCCTTGCCTTTTTGGATGGCGGCTTATGGGGGGGAACACTTCCGAGTAGTGTCTATTTATAACCAGATTGCACGTATTTATTTTGCGCTGGGCAATACTCAACAAACCAAGGTGTATTTACAAAAAGTTTTTGCCATTGATAACCCTCACGTACGCAAAGGCAGGGGTGCCTACTTGACCCTTTTAGGTAATGTGCACCATCGCGAAAAACATTACCAAAAAGCCATTGGAGCATTTCGGGAAGCTATACAGGTACAAATCAGCACTTTTGGAGATGATACTGCTGACAATACCGAAATTTACCAACACCTTAGCAAGTCTTACCAAGCAAGTCAACAGTTTGAGTTAGCACTTCAAAGTATTCAAAGGGCTTTGATCTTAAATAACACCTTATTTACTTCTACTGATTTTGCTGATCACCCCACCCTGAAGGGGGCGGTTTATAATGAACTACAAATACATTTGCTAAGTGACAAAGCCACTATCTGGTATGAGTGGTTCAAAACAACTCAAAACATCGATTATTTGCACAAAGCATATCAAGTATATCACTTTTTGCTTCAAGAGGTAAAATATTGGAAAACAAGCTTAAATGATGAAAACAACTTATTACTGTTAATCAAACGGTCTAACTATATTTTCACCAACGCTATAGAGGTGTTGCACACACTTTATAAATTCACAAAACAACAACGTTACCTCAGAGAAGCTTTCCACATTACCGAACAAGCCAAAGCTTATGTATTGCTCAGGTCGTTGTATGTGTCTGGCAAGTCGCCAGGGAGTGCCAACAACCAGATTGAAAATAAGATTACAAATCGCCTCAAAGATTTGAAAGAGCACCTTATAGCAGAGGAGAATAAGCCTAACCCTGACACCAGAAAAGTGGTGGATTACAAAGACCAAATATTTGAACTTAAAGCCAGCCGGGATAGCTTACGACAGTCTTTTCAAAAGTTTTCGCCAGAATACTACCAAACAAAGTATCAATTTAAAATTGCCTCGGTACCAAGCATACAACACAAAATTTTGGGCAAGCAAGAGGCTTTGATTGAATATATGCTGGCTGACAATGCTGTATTTATATTTACTGTTACGCCACAAAGCATCACCCTGAAAAAGGTAAAATTCTCTGCCAATATTAAAGAGCGTATCAAGGATTTACGTAAAAGTATTACCCACAAAAACTTTCAGGAGTTTATCAGACACAGCCACTTTTTTTATCAAAAACTGATACAACCTATTGCTTTGCCCAAGCAGGTCAACAAACTACACATTGTGCCTAGTGGTGTGCTCTATCATTTGCCTTGGGAAGCACTCATTACCCAACTCCCCACAAGCAATCAGGCCAACTATAGCCAGTTGGATTACTTGCTCAAAAACTACGTGATTAGCTATGATTATTCGGCTACTCTTGTATTAAACAAAATGATTCGAAAAAAAATAATTAGCACGGCACAATTACTCGCTTTTGCTCCTGAGTTTAACAGCCAAACTGGCTCTAGTGATGATACTCTCAGAAATAAACTGTCGTCGCTTACAGGTGCCCAAAATGAGGTAAAAGTACTACATACGCTTTATCAGGGAGAGTTGTTTACCGGGCAGCGGGCTACTGAACAAGCATTTAGGGCACATATCAAAAACACTTCGGTGCTCCACCTTGCCACACACGCGGTTATCAATGACCAACGCCCAGCTTTGTCGCGATTGCTGTTTAGTTTATCGCCCCACGATACTGTCAACGATGGGTACTTACACGCTTATGAATTACACAATTTACGACTCAATACTGAACTGGTAACCTTGAGTGCTTGCAATACTGGTTTTGGCAAAATACAAACGGGAGAAGGGGTTATGAGTCTGGGAAGGGCATTTGCTTACGCTGGAAGCCCCAATGTGTTGATGAGCCTGTGGAGTGTACCAGACCAAAGTACGGCTAAAATAATGACTGAGTTTTACAAACACCTAGCAGATGGCGTACCTAAGGATGTGGCACTACAACGTGCCAAGCTTACTTATATTGCCGACTCAGACCATATCACCAGCAATCCTTTTTACTGGAGTAGTTTTGTACTTATTGGCAATCCGCAACCCCTACAACTACAACCTGCCAAAGCTTTTTACCAAGGGAGTTTTTTTGTATGGTGTGGCATCACGTTTTTCGGTATTCTTATATTTTTGTGGGCAGGACAACGTTTCTTTAGCAAGTAG
- a CDS encoding ATP-binding cassette domain-containing protein: MLEVKDLTISYQKGITVIENLHLVLEPGKIHGIVGLNGSGKTSLLNAMYGLVPKKSGVIYWQNNIATTQKMAYLETHNFFYAKMTGWEYLRLFQLKNPQFDIHQWNALFDLPLQKLVENYSTGMKKKLAFLGVLALDRPMLILDEPYNGVDLESYSKIQTVLQKLAQQGRTILITSHIFESLTVICDQISFLQHKKIERMFVKGEFDQLEQEVFSFLNQQSSRLIDDLLNDKS; the protein is encoded by the coding sequence ATGTTAGAAGTCAAAGACTTGACCATAAGTTATCAGAAAGGTATTACTGTCATTGAAAACCTGCACTTGGTGTTAGAGCCAGGTAAAATTCATGGGATTGTGGGACTGAATGGTTCAGGCAAAACCAGTTTGTTAAATGCTATGTATGGGTTGGTACCCAAAAAAAGTGGTGTCATTTATTGGCAAAATAACATAGCAACTACCCAAAAGATGGCTTATCTTGAAACACATAATTTTTTTTATGCAAAGATGACCGGCTGGGAGTATTTAAGGTTATTTCAGTTAAAAAATCCGCAGTTTGATATACATCAATGGAATGCTTTGTTTGATTTGCCCCTTCAAAAATTGGTAGAAAACTATTCTACCGGAATGAAGAAGAAGTTAGCTTTTTTGGGTGTTTTGGCTCTAGATCGCCCCATGTTAATCTTAGATGAACCTTATAATGGAGTAGACTTAGAGAGCTATAGTAAGATACAAACCGTTTTACAGAAATTAGCCCAACAGGGGAGAACTATTTTAATTACTTCTCATATATTCGAATCACTCACCGTTATATGTGATCAAATCAGTTTTTTACAACATAAAAAAATAGAAAGAATGTTTGTAAAAGGAGAATTTGATCAGTTGGAACAAGAAGTGTTCTCTTTTCTAAATCAGCAGTCGTCCCGGTTAATTGATGATTTATTGAACGACAAGTCATAA
- a CDS encoding IS1634 family transposase has product MLNLVVENSSGIPLVMEGLHGNTSDQTSFGQTIDDYVERWQNNGQPICWVADSALYTEETIGKISGRHYWITRVPSKLTAVQELLLQVQPEHMQFFTEEKLKNYRYQKVCNSYGGVRQEWMVVFSEAGYKRDVHSLKKRYLKKSSEEHQDFIKLCKKVFSCKQDAEKAWEQFSKKCQYLSIEDLNFQQVKGFKKPGKPPKGAQKQTIGYRITGCPLTKLTHYEQLRQKQGKFVIASNDTAQRWGNGHKLLAYKGQSNVEKGFRFLKDKAFLADSFFVKKPERLEAILMIMALSLMVYAALERELRKNLQQEKEFVLDQTKKETQKPTMKWIFEFFRGIHCLWVNQEQPMLILNMNEMHTKVIRLLGQEVRKYYLLE; this is encoded by the coding sequence ATGCTTAACTTGGTAGTAGAAAACTCCTCAGGCATACCTTTGGTTATGGAAGGTTTGCATGGCAATACAAGTGACCAAACAAGCTTTGGTCAAACCATTGATGATTATGTAGAACGTTGGCAGAATAATGGTCAGCCTATATGTTGGGTGGCAGATAGTGCCTTATACACTGAGGAAACCATCGGTAAAATCTCAGGTCGGCATTATTGGATCACCCGTGTTCCTTCCAAGCTTACTGCTGTTCAAGAATTACTCCTACAGGTACAGCCAGAGCATATGCAATTCTTCACAGAAGAAAAATTGAAAAACTACCGCTACCAGAAAGTATGCAACAGCTATGGAGGTGTAAGACAAGAATGGATGGTTGTCTTTTCTGAGGCAGGTTATAAGCGGGATGTTCATAGTTTGAAAAAACGTTACCTAAAAAAAAGCAGTGAAGAGCACCAAGACTTTATCAAGCTTTGCAAAAAGGTTTTTAGCTGTAAACAGGATGCAGAAAAAGCCTGGGAACAATTTTCAAAAAAGTGCCAGTACTTGTCAATAGAAGACCTGAATTTTCAACAAGTCAAGGGGTTTAAAAAACCAGGTAAACCTCCCAAAGGAGCTCAAAAACAGACCATAGGGTATCGTATTACAGGGTGTCCACTAACCAAACTCACACACTATGAACAACTAAGACAAAAACAGGGCAAGTTTGTGATTGCTTCCAATGATACAGCACAAAGGTGGGGGAATGGACATAAACTACTGGCTTACAAAGGACAATCTAATGTCGAGAAAGGTTTTAGGTTTTTGAAAGATAAAGCTTTCCTTGCTGATAGCTTCTTTGTAAAAAAGCCAGAGAGACTTGAAGCTATACTCATGATTATGGCATTGTCGCTGATGGTGTATGCAGCTTTGGAGAGAGAATTAAGAAAAAACCTGCAGCAGGAAAAGGAGTTTGTCCTGGATCAAACTAAAAAAGAAACTCAAAAACCCACAATGAAATGGATTTTCGAGTTTTTTAGAGGCATTCACTGCTTGTGGGTTAATCAAGAACAACCTATGCTCATTCTTAATATGAATGAGATGCATACAAAGGTCATTAGGTTACTGGGGCAAGAAGTTAGGAAATACTATCTCCTTGAATAA